In Vicia villosa cultivar HV-30 ecotype Madison, WI unplaced genomic scaffold, Vvil1.0 ctg.001650F_1_1, whole genome shotgun sequence, the genomic window gctttggttcttctccttttctttcttaaggtatggacaatccggtttgtagtgaccggctttcccacaattgaagcaaagacctttgatctttcctttgttgtcgtcatcttgtttgaacatgtttgactgctttctatagttgatcaatcctttgtcggaatgttttgctccatttttctttagatatttgttgtatcttcgcacaaacagtcccatttcctcatcatcggagtcttcgtcatcacttgtgtcactatcctttggctctcgttttgaggtcttggagctcgaagcttttagagctattgacttcttctctacctctttctccatgttcttttctttctttgtcctcttctcatgcatgtcaaggcatttaagatgctgttcatgttcctctagtttaccaaaaagagtggtaatgtctaaagtgttgagatcatttgcttccttaattgctgtaactttgggctgccattccctgttcaaacaccttaagattttgttagtagcaactgcattggaaacaggtctatcaagagaatttaatcgatttttcaggtgaacgaatcttttctgcatgctttcgatggtttcaccatcttccatgtggaaaagtttgaactcttgagttaacgtattgatcctagctagtttgacatcatccgttccctcgtgggcaacttgcaatgtgtcccacatagctttagctgatctacaatgggaaacgcgatagtattcatcaactcctagagctgagattagaatgtttctcgctttccaatcgtatgcatatttcttttcatcttcagcattccaagtatcttctggttttggaacaactgcaccagctgcatttgtcatagtgatctgaaatggaccattgacaatagctgtccagatgttcctatcaattgcattgatatggacacacatacaatccttccaatagccgtagttttctccgttgaaaactggagctctattatgagcccctttaggtccagaagccatctttccaataagtgtttcacgtagcacggaataaaccagagctcttgatgccacttgttagacgctggcctatagatctagagggggggggggggtgaatagatctcactaagtttttacagatttttctacagacttgagcgaaagcggttctgaatcgacttgcgtctattctggaccgctattgcaaaggtcgtatgtgtttcaaaaccaaatagtaagtggaattgatggtgaagtaatatgatagctaaccaatacgtttaacaactgaaatccaattaacttctagattgacaactttgatttgcaatgcagtaagattggattaagcaaaaacacaaacacttggtgataggttcaaattgatagtgattcaagttgtggtgaattgtgatgtttgtgcagaattttaattcacaattttaacacttgaatcgttgatcaattttgcacttataaccaattatgaacagaaagtaaaagagaaagtaaaagcgacaagaacacgatatttgtttaggcagttcgtcgatcgtcctcgctacgactacgtctgcccccaattccaaattgaaattgggtaatctttcattaatgttgaaagtagtatatacaaagaagataacaaagcgataaacgataaaccaattatgtcgatcctttgaatcttcttcccccttaatcttgagccagatcaaggttatccaagagcttcactttgattcccttctgcagtgtcttgattccttgaactccccgttcctcaatcgttacactcagccgaatcctcaatgaacgcctcttgataaaaacccccaagaaccacccgtcgtggaggacaaaacccgcagattttattcaccaacaaaccccacaaaccttcacccactaggaatcttcaattccgttccatggacgttatcgaactcatcactaacccgcaacgcaagaatgattatgtgtaattgtgttggagatgatgaagaacgaagatgagaagcgtttgtgtatctttcagtcgttggtgttggttgaataattacccttgcacaatatatatgattgcataacagttagaaccaagaaaaactgatttttgaactttcttgatcagttaggtcgaccacttgtagtgcttaggtcgacctaacagagcttgcagaattttgctcccagttaggtcgacctgttgaaggagtaggtcgaccagaatcctcttctgatgcattctggggacattttcacagattaggtcgacctagttgccatgtaggtcgacctagcagactgatatgaagatttcttcattttgagtcgacctaaatggtctgtgagtcgacctagcagaggtgcatggattttccttcattttaggtcgacctaggttgacagtaggtcgacctaactgctgattttctgcatttttcatgtccagcttgtgttgagtcgacttatatgcatagtggatcaccttgtgctttcatgagtgatcaaatgctttgcttttctgattcctccttgttgtttgaatgctcatttgagtttgccataaatcaaaaacatctttgagtgtaatcttgtactcacatattttatttctattatttaggCCCAACTAATTATATTTCATAATTAACTCAAATAGCACAAATACACatatagttaaataattaaataattatatcacataataattaaataaatagttagTTAATAAAAACACCAATAAATCAATATATGTCATAACTAAtcaaatcgggatgttacaagtGTAGCCTAGCTAGTAAACAGTAATTCCATGGTCTTACCCACACACAATCAGAAGAAACCCAATAACTTATTATGGGCTTAGGCCCATCGCTATCTACGCCCCTCAATTCAATAATTTGGAACAAAAACAACTAAATTACACTCCTGGtcttaattgatttaaaaaaaaaaaccatcttGGCTCAAACCTTATTTACACACTCAATTCCTATTTAACACCTCCCTGTGATTTAAACAAATACTAACTTAGCTAATAAATTTATTTgtgtaaattattttatatattcacTAAATCTTCCTTATTTTTGTTCATTGgcctaaaaaattattttatataataaaataataatattcttataataatcaaataaatatttatattttaaccaaataaatgacatataatataacaattaagtaaattacactttaaaatataaattactgaaaaataaaatttgagatgaccttaaagaaattcataaaataaaatactgaaaaataaaaatttgagatgaCCTTAAAGAGGTTTgaaacaaaattcaaattttattataaattaaacaaataaatgaGGTAATTAATGgcattggctaatatgcataaggattttccttatgcaccatgcataagtcaatctaagccattggatcatgttctTAAtgcagtattgagtattgagtattgagtggtgagtattgagtaataacaattgatgtttagaatttgatctaatgatccaatggtccataataatctatgcacggtgcatagatttttatctatgcacggtaactgcacccgtaATTAATGTCTATCCTCATTCAATACTTAGAACAATCTGTTGGTTTGAACGAGACAATATTATTTTTTAGGTCATAACCAACCAAATAGTTGCTTATTTTTAAACCCACTATACTTTATTCTTTTATCAATTTAAACCaaccaaatattatttattcctTTATTTTTAAACCCACTATACTTTATTCTTTTACCTCCGACACTAATTGCTTTTAAATTTAGATAGTAATAGTCGGATTTGTAGTTTCCTATCATTTTGACCATAGGAGTTGAAATAACATTATTACCAGAAACAATAGCTGCATCTCCAAAATTGAGTTTGCTAGATTGATTAATATTTCTATAATCAATTAGACAATATGAGAATCTTTCATGAAAGGAAGATCCTAATTGTTTTATAAGTGACATAGGCCCGGTTGCAAAGCCAATTACACCTGAACTTTTTCCGATATCTGATAAAGGATTAGTGTGTCCACATCCCATAACAATGTCAGGAAATGATATGATGGATCCGACGGCGGACTCTAATGTAATTGTCTCTAAAATAAGATCTCCTTGTGTTTTTCCATCACGACCATAATCTAATGTATATTCACAAGAATCTCTATCTTTAGAACAAGAAATATCTTCTTCCTTAGATTtgcatctactagaagaacatggAATTTTTTTGTAACTCGAAGATTTTGAAGGATTAAAAATTGGAGTAGTTTGATTGTAACATAAAATACAGGGCTTGCATTGAATCCAAATTAAGTTACTACCTGAATCCAAAATACCATAGACCTTAAATGGCGGGGTACCAACAAAATAACACATTAGATATTCAGCTTCATCATAGATCAGAGACAACTTaggtttgtttttagaaaaaaaatatttttcattgatATAATTGACACGATTGATAGAACGATATAAAGAACTGAGAGATTTTTGGAATATAGTTTGTGTAGGGTTGTAAAAGGGTGACTTATAAGAATCACGGTGAATTAGTTCAACACTAAAACCATTGTTTATAGGATGTGAACAAActattaaactaaaaaagaaaaaaataaggataGACGATAAAATTCGTGACATTATTTTAGACATTTGAGTAAACTTTTGTTATGATAAGTTATATTCTTTCACGCTTTTTATAAGACGAGAATGCACatagatgaaaagataagaacaTAAAAACTATAGAatttaaaataatcaataatTGTCTAATCACccatctttattatttttttggtaaaaatttatatataataactattataccTATTTTAAAAGATTTGATTTCACTATTTGATTACGAGATTGATATATCCTATTCAATGAAAAAATGGAAATATTTAATCATACGAATTTCATATTGTTATTagagattaatatatatatatatatatatatatatactccattTTATCACAATTATAAGAAAATACatcttttcatatttgttttaataatcaatgAATTCAGGTCATATACATTTGCTATTCAATGAAATTGATAAGataataattgtttataataatgAATAGAACgattgtaattttaaaaataaatataataatatttttttagttttgactcaaaaataattttataaatatcataatttaattgaacgtatttgtaaaaaaattacaTCTCCCGTGGTTAAATATTCATATtgtgaaaaacaataaaaacttttaattttaaattagatatttcatatttatttattgagaGTTAAATGCCTTAAAAATACATACCTTTATTATTTAGGCCTAATTACCGTTGAGTCCATATATTTTAGTCCTACCCGAAAACTAGTGCCTCAATTTTAAATATAACCACTTTGTTTCCACTCACATGTATGCACTCAACATCACACCTCGAGTTTATCAACAGTGAAAAAGAACAACCCAAAttagtatattaaaaataattctcTAGTCaagagttttttattttttatttttaaatattacatgTATTTTATTTGACATTAATATATTGaaaattaaactatatattaatttaataaaaaatacatgtaatatttgaaaataaaaaataaaaaactcttGACTAgagaattatttttaatatactaaTTTGGGTTGTTCTTTTTCACTGTTGATAAACTCGAGGTGTGATGTTGAGTGCATACATGTGAGTGGAAACAAAGTGGTTATATTTAAAATTGAGGCACTAGTTTTGTGGTAGGACTAAAATACATGGACTCAAAGGTAATTAGgcctaaataataaatatatatttttttaacgcATTTAACtctcaataaataaatatgaaatatctaatttaaaaattaaaagtttttattgtttttcacaAATATGAATATTTACCCATGAGAGATGTAACTTTTTTACAAATACATTCAGTTAAATTatgatatttattaaattatttttgaatcaaaactaaaaaaatattattgtatttatttttaaaattacaatcGTTCTAttcattaatataaataattattatcttTCCAATTTCATGAATAGCAAATGTATATGACCTGAATTCATTGATTattgaaaaatctgaaaaagaTGTATTTTCTTATAATTGTGATAAAAGAGGGTATATATATTAATCTCTAATGACAATATGAAATGCGTATGATTATATATTTCCATTTTTTTCAATGAATAAAGATATATCAATCATATTTGGTAATCAAATAGTCAAATCAAATCTTTAAAATAGgtataataaaaattatgtataattttttaccaaaaatataataaagatgtGATCAGacaaatattcattattttaaatTCTATAGTTTCTAtgttcttatcttttcatctatATGCATTCTCGTCTTATAAAAAGGGTGAAAGAATATAACTTATTATAACAAAAGTTCACTCAAATGTCTAAAATAATGTCACGAATTTCATTGTCtatctttattttcttcttcctttttagTTTAATAGTATGTTCACGTGCTATAAACAATGGTTTTAGTGTTGAACTAATTCACCGTGATTCTTATAAGTCACCACTTTACAACCCTACACAAACTATATCTCAAAAATCTCTCAATTCTTTATATCGTTCTATCAATCGTGCCAATTATAtcaatcaaaaaaattatttttctaaatacAAACCTAAGTCCTCTTTGATCTATGATGAGGGCGAATATCTAATGAGTTATTTTGTTGGTACCCCACCATTTAAGGTCTATGGTATTTTGGATTCAGGTAGTAACTTAATTTGGATTCAATGCAAACCCTGTATTATATGTTACAACCAAACTACTCCAATTTTTAATCCTTCAAAATCTTCGAGTTATAAAAAAATTccatgttcttctagtagatgcaAATCTAAGGAAGAAGATATTTCTTGTTCTAAAGATAGAGATTCTTGTGAATATACATTAGATTATGGTCGTGATGGAAAAACGCAAGGAGATCTTATTTTAGAGACAATTACATTAGAGTCCGCCGTCGGATCCATCATATCATTTCCTGACATTGTTATGGGATGTGGACACACTAATCCTTTATCAGATATCGGAAAAAGTTCAGGTGTAATTGGCTTTGCAACCGGGCCTATGTCACTTTTAAAACAATTAGGATCTTCCTTTCATGAAAGATTCTCATATTGTCTAATTGATTATAGAAATATTAATCAATCTAGCAAACTCAATTTTGGAGATGCTGCTATTGTTTCTGGCAATAATGTTGTTTCAACTCCTATGGTCAAAATGATAGGAAACTACAAATCCGACTAttactatttaaatttaaaagcAATTAGTGTCGGAGGTAAAAGAATAAAGTATAGTGGGTTTAAAAATAAAGGAATAAATGCTTCTACTCATAACATCTTACTTGACTCTGGTACAACTATAACTTTTGTTCCACGTCATTTTTATCATAGGTTAGAATCCGCCGTTAAAAAAGCGACTAAACTCCCGCGCTTTTACGATGATAGTGGTGAATTTAACCTTTGTTATAATATCACATCCAAGAAACCAAAATTTCCTGTAATTGTTGCACATTTTAGTGGCGGAGATGTTAAATTAGATTCTAGGGGCACCTTTAGATCTTTATCTGAAGGGATTGAATGCTTTTCTTTTTTTCCACATGAACGTGATTTAGGCATCTTTGGACACAGTATGCAAGTGAACTATTTGGTTGGTTATGACCTAAAAAATAATATTGTCTCGTTCAAACCAACGGATTGTTCTAAGTATTGAATGAGGGTAGACATTAATTACTTCATTTATttgttaaatttataataaaatttgagTTTTGTTTCAAACCTCTTTAAGTTCatctcaaatatttatttttatgtattttattttctgaatttCTTTAAGGTCATCTCAAATTGTATTTTTcagtattttatatttttaagtgttaCTTACTTAATTGTTATATAATATGTCATTCATTtggttaaaatataaatatttatttgattatcATAAGAATATTATTATCTTATtccataaaataattttttaggcCAATGAACAAAAATAAGGAAGATTTAgtgaatatataaaataatttacacaaataaatttattagttaagttaaataaataaattatttgtttaaatcaCTGGGAGGTGTTAAATAGGAATTGAGTGTGTAAATAAGGTTTGTTCCAAATTAGTGTATTGATGGTCGTAGATAGCGATGGGCCTAAGCCCAGAATAAGTTGTTGGGTTTCTTCTGATTGTGTGtgggtaggggtggcaaaacgggtcgtggcccgTCGGGCCGGCCTGTCCACACGTCAAAAAATGGCGGATTGGGTTGACATTTTAGGTCTGCCCTGCCAAAATCCGCCGGCCTGCCCACCAAGTGAAGGAGTAAAGAGACTACTAACTCTAATGAGCTTCTCTTCTTTGCAATTGCATTTATCTTTGCTAAAAAAATAGTTATAAATACAAAATGATTcatgataatttaattaattaattaaaatagttatatatatatatatatatatatatgaagagaAAGAAGAATCTTCCCGAAATATttccaagagaaatcaaatttttcCACCACACCGAagatgaagagaaagaagaatTAAGAGAAGAAAAGATAGAAGAATACGTACCTCCACAAAATGACTTCATAATTAAATCATATTCTCTCATCTTTTTATCTTCACCAATGTTTtgtggtttatttttctttttcattttaattttttgttattttaggtTGTAAATCTATATGAAGATGAAAACTGGTTttaagttttttgttttgtttttcaagaTGTAGATCTATCCGAAGACAAAAATTGACTTTAAAGTAATATTCAAAGTGTAAGTTGTAACATTCAAGttttctctttttcatcttcttaacatatttttcaaattttttttttaaattgtagaTCTATCGAAACAAAGACAAAAACTTGTATTAAGAACAAGTAtttgttaaaatataaattatggttagtaatttatatatgtttttttccaTATATGTTATTTTTACATCagatctattatttttataaatgttattttgcagatttattatatttatatcatATATGTATCAATTTGTGTGTTTTTTGGATAATATAtgtcttctttttttatttttgatgttCATGGCAAAatccaacttttattttattttattttattttaatatctttTTTCATTTCTTATGTTTTTTCAGGTTTTAGATCTACTTATAAGAAgacaaaaaaagttaaataatatggagaatttcttaacttttttttttcacttcttttttttcttgaaaatgagGGCAAAAGCCCAAAACAAAAAGAACAACTACCAGAGAGGGACAAAAGGATTACAAATCCTATGCATATCAAACTGCAACAGATGCTCTATGAATTTAGGAGCATCTTCATAAATCAAAAACTCCTTTTCCACACAGCCTGTATT contains:
- the LOC131636150 gene encoding aspartic proteinase CDR1-like yields the protein MSRISLSIFIFFFLFSLIVCSRAINNGFSVELIHRDSYKSPLYNPTQTISQKSLNSLYRSINRANYINQKNYFSKYKPKSSLIYDEGEYLMSYFVGTPPFKVYGILDSGSNLIWIQCKPCIICYNQTTPIFNPSKSSSYKKIPCSSSRCKSKEEDISCSKDRDSCEYTLDYGRDGKTQGDLILETITLESAVGSIISFPDIVMGCGHTNPLSDIGKSSGVIGFATGPMSLLKQLGSSFHERFSYCLIDYRNINQSSKLNFGDAAIVSGNNVVSTPMVKMIGNYKSDYYYLNLKAISVGGKRIKYSGFKNKGINASTHNILLDSGTTITFVPRHFYHRLESAVKKATKLPRFYDDSGEFNLCYNITSKKPKFPVIVAHFSGGDVKLDSRGTFRSLSEGIECFSFFPHERDLGIFGHSMQVNYLVGYDLKNNIVSFKPTDCSKY